One segment of Panicum virgatum strain AP13 chromosome 3K, P.virgatum_v5, whole genome shotgun sequence DNA contains the following:
- the LOC120700556 gene encoding PE-PGRS family protein PE_PGRS33-like yields MLFGPLGTFLRTGQPTSALTGGGGGGSLVAGLGPVGTFRRTGESTPGLVDTGGGGGGGGGSLVAGLGPVGTFRSTGEQGFLTVKKPDPAEKQDFRFSRKILAEKFFLAGESTPGLVDTGGGGGGSLVAGFGPVGTFRSTGESTPGLVDTGGGGGGGSLVSGLGPVGTFRSTEKSSELERRAADAVEESIANGSRRRSGSSAIAAFLCPAIASYWRFLCL; encoded by the exons ATGTTGTTCGGCCCGCTTGGGACCTTCCTCAGAACCGGGCAGCCGACCTCGGCGctcactggcggcggcggcggcgggtcgctgGTCGCGGGGTTGGGTCCAGTGGGAACCTTCCGCAGAACCGGGGAGTCGACGCCGGGGCTCGTGGacactggcggcggcggcggcggcggcggcgggtcgcttGTCGCGGGGTTGGGTCCAGTGGGAACCTTCCGCAGCACCGGGGAGCAGGGTTTTCTTACCG TAAAAAAACCGGACCCCGCCGAGAAACAGGATTTTCGGTTTTCTCGGAAAATTCTCGCCGAGAAATTTTTCCTTGCCGGGGAGTCGACGCCGGGGCTCGTGGacactggcggcggcgggggcgggtcGCTGGTTGCGGGGTTTGGTCCAGTGGGAACCTTCCGCAGCACTGGGGAGTCGACGCCGGGGCTCGTGGacactggcggcggcggcggcggcgggtcgctgGTCTCAGGGTTGGGTCCAGTGGGAACCTTCCGCAGCACCGAGAAGTCCTCCGAGCtcgagcggcgcgcggccgacGCCGTGGAAGAGAGCATCGCCAACGGCAGCAGGAGGAGAAGTGGCAGCAGCGCCATCGCGGCGTTCTTGTGCCCCGCCATCGCTAGCTACTGGAGGTTCTTGTGCTTGTGA